The region TGGGGAGTGTCTCTCTGAAAGCCAAAGGAGAAGGTCTTCCTTCTTGTGAACAATACAACGTCCCCGTAGGCCTGGCTGAAGAAGGCCCGGAAGATCCCAGGCCTCGCTGCAGAGTGGAAATCTGGATGAGAAGCGCCGCGTTCAGGAGGAAAGAGCTAGCTCAGGGCAGTGAGGGTGATCTCTCGTGCTCTGGGATGGGCCACTTAGACAGCTGCAGACAGATTTCTCTGCAGCTCCAAATGGGCGGTAAGTCACAGGTGGAAAtcggaggggctgggggcagggagggcactgGGAAAATCCGGGAAGCAATCAGGTGAGGATGAATACAGTACActgccttgttgtgggcagggagcacgcctaacaactctgttgcatcatccTCTTCcaaacaagcactggggtagatagagggtaatcaggttggatacagtccctgtcccaaatggggctcacagtctttaactcccttttacagatgagggaactgaggcacagagaagttaagtgacttgcccaggatcacacagcagaccagtgacagagctgggtttagaacccaggtccttctgactcccaggcctgtgctctactcactagacatgctgcttctcaatgtttcaCATTCTGACTTGAacttgccgacctccctgtctccagcctctcccctctccaatctgtacttcagtctgatgcctggatcatttctctaaaacatcattctgcaaacGTCTCTCCacgcctcaaaaacttccagtggttgcccatttctttccacatcaagcagaatatCTGCTTTAAAGCCCCCAGACAGCTCTCTCCACTGTACTTTATCCTCGCTCTTGtgccactacaccccagctcacactctttgttcctctcaagccaacctactcagtgtggcCGGTTCTCACCTCTCCTGTTGCCAACCTCCGGTtcaagccctcccttctgcctggaactccatcttcCTTCATGACTGGCGGACTACCTCTCTCACCAACttcgaagcccttctgaaatcacatctcctccaggaagccttccctgattaatctcccatctccccaccctatatccCGACAAGTGGCACTTTAGCACTTCCTCATCACGCAAGCCCTTGGGTATGTAGCAGTTCTATACATATTTTAACCTTTATTGTTTCCCCCtgtttggaatttattttagtgtctgtctccccaactagattgcaagtgccttgaaggcaaggatagtatctactaactctgttgtgctctaccaagtgcttagtattgtgctctacgCAAAGTTGAACCCTCAATAAATTCTATAGACTTTGAAAGAGCAGTCCATTCTGGTCCATTCCAGTGAGGGGGgtctcttctgcttccccctAGATCCTCAGCCCCAAGCTAGGACTTCGGTGCTGTTTTCCACATACCCCACAACCCCAAGCAAAGACCAGCTACCTTAGCCCTGAATCCATGACCAAGGGGCAGTGGGGAGTGGACAGTGGACCCACCCATCCTAACTCACTACCTCCATTACAACCCGACCACCTGGGGAACTTCCTGTTCCTGTCCTTTAAGGATTTCCTTCAgccctttccattttttttcctcaggctcCACCCTCCCAGGCAAGATCACCTTGTACCTTTTAGTTCTGCTCGTGTGCGTGGTTTTGGTCATCATTGTCATCTATAAGGTCTTCCAAGGGAACCAGAAAGGCTGCCCAAGGCCCAGTAAGTACTGAAAGTCTTCGTTCGCCACCCTAGGGTGGGTGAGGGCTTTAGGCTAGGGTCCCGCTCACCACAGAGGTTCTGGGGCTGAACCGCTGCTGCTCTGAATAGTCGATGTggtgtggtggagagagcacgggcctgggcatcagaaggatctgggttctaatcccagctctgccacttgtctgctgtgtgaccttggacaagtcacttcactttgctggaccTCAGTTCACTTGGAAAcaggggtttaagactgtaagccctatgtgggacagggagtgcgtccaacctgtttaacttgtatctaccccagtgcctagtacagtgcctggcacatagtaaatgattaacaaataccttttttttttaaaaaaagcacaaaacCTGGTCAGGCTGCAGACTGACTTCCCACATTTACACCCTCAGATGAGGAGTGTGTGCAATAACACACCTTGGTGGAGGCTGCATCCTAAAAGCAGTCAATTACCAGTTTTCCTGTTTGTGGcactgaattgagaagcagcatggcctggtggaaagaacatgggcctgagagtcagaggacttgggttctaatcctggctccatcacctgtctgcggtgtgaccttggacaagttgcttcacatctctgtgcctcagttacctcacttgtaaaatggggattgagactgtgtgccctaagtgggacagggactatccgattatcttgtatctaccctagcacttagtacagtgcttggcagatggtaagcacataacaagtaccacaaaaaattATCAATCGATTCTCTGTATAGATTATGAGAACTTAACAAAGGGCAGTAGGACAAAGTGAAACTGAATTGACAATTGCAACTCTATAATACCAGGCTGGAGCCTCTACAGGGTCAGGGCAGTGGTCAAAgattagggaggggaaaaggcaggaaaggagagagacagatggggacagaggagagaagcagacacaggaggaagagaaggttgtggggagagagagaggaagagagaaggggagagaaaaaatgagCTCCTAACCTccgtgagggcaaggatcacatctgctttattatacactcccaagtgcttagtacagtgctctgaactcagtgagtgttcagtaaatctcACTGATTGACAAAGAAAGGAAGAGTTAGCAGGCCAGACTGAGGAATATGAGAGAGTCAGGGGTCAGTGGCTGGGAAGAGGTGGCAAGGCCAGACTCATGACCTTCCAGCCACTGAAAGACTTAGCGGGTGCCAGGGCAGCGAGCAGAGGCCCAACATCACCGTGCCTCGATCAGCTGCAGAGGGACAcacctgccaatcaatcaatccttccatcaatcaatggtatttactgagactttattgtaggcagagctctctgctaagcacttgggggagtacaacctaacaagatgacagacacagtctctgcccacaattagcagtcagtggtatttattggttgcTTACAAACACCTGGGAGGGTccactagagttggtagtcacgatccctgccaacTAGGAATGAAGGCCACTGGGCCAGGAGCTGACTGTGGTGGTGTGAGTGGAGTTAGCTGTTCTGTCTCTGACATCAAAAACTCAGCTTGTGGGAAGACtctagcatagtggatagagcacgggcctgggatcagaaggacctgggttctaatcccagctccaccacttgtctgcttagtgaccttgagcaagttacttcactggacctcatctgtaaaatggggatgaagactctgaacccaatgtgggaacgggacggtgttcaacctgattagctggtatctaccccagggcttagttcagtgcctgccagatggtaagcgattaacaaataccatttaaaaaaagagaagcttCACCGCAGCCTCCAGAGGCAGTGAGTGGTCTGGGAGGATGCCCACACACTGATGAAAAATAATGAAATCACGGAACGTTTTTCTCCAGGATCAGCGGGCTATGCTGCACCCAAGGCCCGGCGGGAGAGTGActctgtggagcagggagaaTTGCATGGCCGGATCCTCTCAGGTGCGGAGCCAAGAACGGACCTGGGGACCTCTCACCCCGGCAGTCCCCTCAGGACGGAATCCCTGGGGGAAGATCTGAACATGGCTGGTCTGGCCTGGCCTGACCACAGCCCTGCCTCAGCCTAGGAAGCTGCGCCTGAGGAAAATTGGATTTTTCCTGGCTGCACGCAAGGGCCGAATTCTCTATAATGGGACTAgggtctctccctcacctcccccacacCGCCCCGCCGCAGGAAGAGAGCCGAGATTGACAGCACTTGGGGGAGATTTGCAAACAGACCTGATGCTATGACTCTGAGATTTGTTCTGCCCAACAGCCACACGCCCAGGAGACACATAACAGGCACGCAGCTACACACCCTCAGAGCCAAGGAGGGcagaagacacacagcagacacattctccagAACCAGACAATCAGAGGAtacccagcaatcaatcagtcaatcatacttactgattgcttactgtgtatagttaactctactaaacgcttgggagagtataatataacaacatagacacaatccctgcccacagccagctcacaGTCTCTCGTTATCATCCAAACCCCTTAACCATGATACCTCAGAGCAATAAATGCCACCTTCCTGTAGAGGCTAAATGGCAGGAGGGCTGacccactcccaagcccaaatTATGTGTAATGGCAAAAATGAGGTATCCTCTTCAGCAGCAGAcgacaggcctggaaggtcactttctctcccctctttcctttcacAGCATCTACTGGGAGACAGGTCTGAGCCCAGCCCAGTTGGGGAGGGTTTCAGAGTTGggcaagagagagaaacaggctTGAGTTTGTCTTTTCACGGGCATTTCTGgttgcctctcccctttcctgtctGTTTCTCTGCAACTCTCTGCCTCTTCACCTCTAGCTCCTTCTCTAATGTCACTCTATCTCTCAGCCTAACTCTCCTCGCTGTCTGTCTCTGACTCTTTAGGTGTCTATCTCTGTTTCTCGATGTGTG is a window of Ornithorhynchus anatinus isolate Pmale09 chromosome 18, mOrnAna1.pri.v4, whole genome shotgun sequence DNA encoding:
- the LOC114805437 gene encoding uncharacterized protein LOC114805437, which produces MTKTVLLKLLVTIMVMFILILPEYFQSLEAAVGSVSLKAKGEGLPSCEQYNVPVGLAEEGPEDPRPRCRVEIWMRSAAFRRKELAQGSEGDLSCSGMGHLDSCRQISLQLQMGGSTLPGKITLYLLVLLVCVVLVIIVIYKVFQGNQKGCPRPRSAGYAAPKARRESDSVEQGELHGRILSETDRQHPTAFTPARDTLPPILELEAYPAGSPETVNES